One Thermus hydrothermalis genomic region harbors:
- a CDS encoding PASTA domain-containing protein, with the protein MVLDDRYPVLETLESREGITLYRVEGGLVFFFDVKTPEDKERFYRYRAALRRLMELGLLEAHVSAKPGRHYAFFPEKPLSRKAPPKKALEALAPLGFGREHLAMAEDGVAYLAPWPLGKKASSLTPGRRPRLLGVAPGVFLLALGVFLLSQGLYRYFNPPEYTVPDLVGKSAREAFLLLKDTGLTLAVEEGNDPTKPKEVVLAQDPPPGTRLRAGRTVRLTLNQARLNPVPELLGLRREEAEARLRALGFRVEGIAELPSPEPLGTVLAAFPPAGTPLAPGGGVRLLLSQGAPSGPTWPLPRLVGLSRKEALFLLNAAGLKVEVEEVPSGAPQDTVIAQEPAPGTPMPEGSGVRLRVAVRGEVLLPPSPPPGAERSVSLALDLPPEAEGREVRLVLLDGNGERVVYEGIGQAGLRLEGTYPVRGEARFRLYLDGVLFQEWAP; encoded by the coding sequence ATGGTCTTGGACGACCGCTACCCGGTGCTGGAAACCTTGGAAAGCCGGGAGGGCATCACCCTCTACCGGGTGGAGGGCGGGCTCGTCTTTTTCTTTGACGTGAAGACCCCCGAGGACAAGGAGCGCTTTTACCGCTACCGGGCGGCCCTAAGGCGCCTCATGGAGCTGGGGCTCCTCGAGGCCCACGTCTCCGCCAAACCCGGCCGCCACTACGCCTTCTTCCCGGAAAAGCCCCTTTCCCGCAAGGCCCCGCCCAAGAAGGCCCTGGAGGCCCTGGCCCCCTTGGGCTTCGGCCGGGAGCACCTGGCCATGGCGGAAGACGGCGTCGCCTACCTCGCCCCCTGGCCCCTGGGGAAAAAGGCTTCCTCCCTCACGCCCGGGCGAAGGCCCCGCCTCCTGGGGGTGGCCCCCGGGGTCTTCCTCCTCGCCCTAGGGGTTTTCCTCCTCTCCCAAGGCCTCTACCGCTACTTCAACCCCCCCGAGTACACCGTCCCCGACCTGGTGGGCAAAAGCGCCCGGGAAGCCTTCCTCCTCCTGAAGGACACCGGGCTAACGCTCGCGGTGGAAGAGGGGAACGACCCCACCAAGCCCAAGGAGGTGGTCCTGGCCCAAGACCCCCCGCCCGGCACCCGCTTAAGGGCCGGCCGGACGGTGCGCCTCACCCTCAACCAGGCGCGGCTGAACCCGGTACCCGAGCTTTTGGGCCTTAGGCGGGAAGAGGCGGAGGCCAGGCTTAGGGCCCTCGGCTTCCGGGTGGAGGGGATAGCGGAGCTCCCGAGCCCAGAACCCCTAGGCACGGTCCTCGCCGCCTTCCCCCCGGCCGGCACCCCCTTGGCCCCGGGGGGCGGGGTGCGGCTCCTCCTCTCCCAGGGGGCCCCCTCCGGGCCCACCTGGCCCTTGCCCCGCCTGGTGGGGCTTTCCCGCAAGGAGGCCCTCTTCCTCCTCAACGCCGCTGGGCTCAAGGTGGAGGTGGAGGAGGTGCCCTCCGGCGCCCCCCAGGACACGGTGATCGCCCAAGAACCCGCCCCCGGCACCCCCATGCCCGAAGGGAGCGGGGTGCGCCTCCGGGTAGCGGTCCGGGGCGAGGTGCTCCTGCCCCCTTCGCCTCCCCCTGGGGCGGAAAGGAGCGTTTCCTTGGCCCTAGACCTCCCGCCGGAAGCGGAGGGACGGGAGGTGCGCCTGGTCCTTTTGGACGGAAATGGGGAACGGGTGGTCTACGAGGGGATAGGCCAAGCGGGGCTTAGGCTTGAAGGCACCTACCCCGTGCGAGGGGAGGCCCGTTTCCGGCTCTACCTGGACGGGGTCCTCTTCCAGGAGTGGGCGCCGTGA
- a CDS encoding isoprenyl transferase, whose amino-acid sequence MLRRLLSLTRPLYWYYERRLLKEVKGGPMPRHLGLILDGNRRYAKALGLSPTKGHEFGVHKAYEVLEWCLEMGIRTVTVWVFSTDNFNRPPEEVEELMRLFVREAERMAEDHRILEHQVQVRVIGRREGFSEEVLRALERLEESTRHHQGMVLNIAMGYGGREEIVDAVKRLLLEAEEKGLSPGQVAASLTPEEIAQRLYTAGLPDPDFIIRTSGEIRLSGFLLWQSAYSEFYFADVLWPEFRKIDFLRALRSYQARERRFGR is encoded by the coding sequence ATGCTCCGGCGCCTCCTCTCCCTCACCCGCCCCCTTTACTGGTACTACGAGCGCCGCCTCCTGAAGGAGGTGAAGGGGGGGCCCATGCCCCGGCACCTGGGCCTCATCCTGGACGGGAACCGCCGCTACGCCAAGGCCTTGGGGCTTTCCCCCACCAAGGGGCACGAGTTCGGGGTGCACAAGGCCTACGAGGTCCTGGAGTGGTGCCTGGAGATGGGCATCAGGACGGTTACCGTCTGGGTCTTCTCCACGGACAACTTCAACCGCCCCCCGGAGGAGGTGGAGGAGCTCATGCGCCTCTTCGTGCGGGAGGCGGAAAGGATGGCGGAGGACCACCGGATCCTGGAGCACCAGGTGCAGGTGCGGGTGATCGGGCGGCGGGAGGGGTTTTCCGAGGAGGTGCTCAGGGCCCTTGAGCGCCTGGAGGAAAGCACCCGCCACCACCAGGGCATGGTGCTCAACATCGCCATGGGCTACGGGGGGCGGGAAGAGATTGTGGATGCGGTGAAGAGGCTTCTCCTCGAGGCCGAGGAAAAGGGGCTTAGCCCGGGCCAGGTGGCGGCCTCCCTCACCCCCGAGGAGATCGCCCAAAGGCTTTACACCGCCGGGCTTCCCGACCCCGACTTCATCATCCGCACCTCGGGGGAGATAAGGCTTTCGGGGTTTTTGCTCTGGCAGTCCGCCTACTCCGAGTTCTACTTCGCCGATGTGCTCTGGCCGGAGTTTCGCAAGATTGACTTCCTGCGCGCCCTAAGGAGCTACCAGGCCCGGGAGCGCCGGTTCGGGCGTTGA
- the argC gene encoding N-acetyl-gamma-glutamyl-phosphate reductase, with translation MDRKTVSIVGASGYAGGEFLRLALSHPYLEVKQVTSRRFAGEPVHFVHPNLRGRTNLKFIPPEKLEPADILVLALPHGVLAREFDRYAALAPILIDLSADFRLKDPELYRRYYGEHPRPDLLGRFVYAVPELYREALKEADWMAGAGCNATATLLGLYPLLKGGVLKPTPIFVTLLISTSAAGAEATPASHHPERAGSIRVYKPTGHRHTAEVVENLPGRPEVHLTAIATDRVRGILMTAQCFLQDGWSERDVWQAYREAYGAEPFVRLVKQKKGVHRYPDPRFVQGTNYADIGFELEEDTGRLVVMTAIDNLVKGTAGHALQALNIRMGWPETLGLDFPGLHP, from the coding sequence GTGGATAGGAAGACCGTTTCCATCGTGGGGGCCTCGGGGTACGCCGGAGGGGAGTTTTTGCGCCTGGCCCTTTCCCACCCCTACCTGGAGGTGAAGCAGGTGACCTCGAGGCGCTTCGCCGGCGAGCCCGTGCACTTCGTCCACCCCAACCTCAGGGGGAGAACGAACCTCAAGTTCATCCCCCCGGAGAAGCTGGAGCCCGCCGACATCCTGGTCCTGGCCCTGCCCCACGGGGTCTTGGCCCGGGAGTTTGACCGCTACGCCGCCCTGGCCCCCATCCTCATAGACCTCTCCGCCGACTTCCGGCTTAAGGACCCGGAGCTCTACCGCAGGTACTACGGGGAGCACCCCCGGCCCGACCTCCTGGGGCGCTTCGTCTACGCCGTGCCCGAGCTTTACCGGGAGGCCCTTAAGGAGGCGGACTGGATGGCCGGGGCCGGGTGCAACGCCACCGCCACCCTGCTCGGCCTCTACCCCCTCTTGAAGGGCGGGGTGCTCAAGCCCACCCCCATCTTCGTGACCCTCCTCATCTCCACCTCCGCCGCCGGGGCCGAGGCCACCCCGGCGAGCCATCACCCGGAGCGGGCGGGGTCCATCCGGGTTTACAAGCCCACAGGCCACCGCCACACCGCCGAGGTGGTGGAAAACCTCCCGGGCCGCCCCGAGGTCCACCTCACCGCCATCGCCACCGACCGGGTTCGGGGCATCCTCATGACCGCCCAGTGCTTCCTGCAGGACGGCTGGAGCGAAAGGGACGTGTGGCAGGCCTACCGCGAGGCCTACGGGGCCGAGCCTTTCGTCCGCCTAGTGAAGCAGAAAAAGGGCGTCCACCGCTACCCCGACCCCCGCTTCGTCCAGGGCACCAACTACGCCGACATCGGCTTTGAGCTGGAGGAGGACACGGGCAGGCTGGTGGTCATGACGGCCATTGACAACCTGGTGAAGGGCACCGCCGGCCACGCCCTCCAGGCCCTCAACATCCGCATGGGCTGGCCGGAGACCCTGGGCCTGGACTTCCCCGGGCTCCACCCTTAA
- a CDS encoding homoaconitate hydratase (catalyzes the formation of homoisocitrate from cis-homoaconitate), with translation MPRVWKFGDQINTDDILPGKYAPFMVGEDRFHQFAFAHLRPGFAQEVRPGDILVFGRNAGLGSSREYAPEALKRLGIRAIIAKSYARIFFRNLVNLGIVPFESEEVVDALEDGDEVDLDLERGVLRKGDQSFALRPPPPFLLEALKEGSLLDYYKKHGRFPGE, from the coding sequence ATGCCTAGGGTGTGGAAGTTCGGCGACCAGATCAACACGGACGATATCCTTCCCGGGAAGTACGCCCCCTTCATGGTGGGGGAGGACCGCTTCCACCAGTTTGCCTTCGCCCACCTAAGGCCCGGGTTCGCCCAGGAGGTCCGCCCGGGGGACATCCTGGTCTTCGGCCGGAACGCCGGGCTAGGCTCTAGCCGGGAGTACGCCCCCGAGGCCCTCAAGCGCCTGGGGATACGGGCGATCATCGCCAAGAGCTACGCCCGCATCTTCTTCCGCAACCTGGTGAACCTGGGCATCGTTCCCTTTGAATCGGAGGAGGTGGTGGATGCGCTAGAGGACGGCGACGAGGTGGACCTGGACCTGGAAAGGGGGGTTTTGCGGAAGGGCGACCAGAGCTTCGCCCTCCGTCCCCCGCCCCCGTTCCTCCTGGAGGCGCTCAAGGAGGGTTCGCTCCTGGACTACTACAAGAAGCACGGGCGCTTCCCGGGGGAGTAA
- the lysX gene encoding lysine biosynthesis protein LysX, which translates to MLAILYDRIRPDEKMLFERAEALGIPYKKVYVPALPMVLGERPKELEGVTAALERCVSQSRGLAVARYLTALGIPVVNRPEVMETCGDKWATSVALARAGVPQPRTALLTDTEEALKLMEAWGYPVVLKPVIGSWGRLLAKITDREAAEAILEHKEVLGGFQHQLLYLQEYVRKPGRDIRVFVVGERAIAAIYRKSPHWITNTARGGQAENCPLTEEIAELSVRAAEAVGGGVVAIDLFESERGLLVNEVNHTMEFKNSVHTTGVDIPGEILRYAWEVARG; encoded by the coding sequence ATGCTGGCCATCCTGTACGACCGCATTCGCCCCGACGAGAAGATGCTCTTTGAAAGGGCCGAGGCCCTGGGCATTCCCTACAAGAAGGTCTACGTTCCCGCCCTGCCCATGGTCCTGGGGGAAAGGCCCAAGGAGCTGGAGGGGGTCACGGCGGCCCTGGAGCGGTGCGTGAGCCAAAGCCGGGGCCTGGCCGTGGCCCGTTACCTTACCGCCCTGGGCATCCCCGTGGTGAACCGGCCCGAGGTGATGGAAACCTGCGGGGACAAGTGGGCCACCAGCGTGGCCCTGGCCCGCGCCGGGGTGCCCCAGCCCAGGACCGCCCTCCTCACGGACACCGAAGAGGCCTTAAAGCTCATGGAGGCCTGGGGCTACCCCGTAGTCCTCAAGCCCGTCATCGGGAGCTGGGGCCGGCTCCTCGCTAAGATTACGGACCGGGAGGCGGCGGAGGCCATTTTGGAGCACAAGGAGGTCCTGGGGGGCTTCCAGCACCAACTCCTCTACCTGCAGGAGTACGTGCGGAAGCCCGGACGGGACATCCGGGTCTTCGTGGTGGGGGAGAGGGCCATCGCCGCCATCTACCGCAAAAGCCCCCACTGGATCACCAACACCGCCCGGGGCGGCCAGGCGGAGAACTGCCCCCTCACCGAGGAAATCGCGGAGCTTTCCGTGCGGGCGGCCGAGGCTGTGGGGGGCGGGGTGGTGGCCATTGACCTCTTTGAGTCCGAGCGGGGGCTTTTGGTGAACGAGGTGAACCACACCATGGAGTTCAAGAACTCCGTGCACACCACGGGGGTGGACATCCCCGGGGAGATCCTGCGCTACGCCTGGGAGGTGGCCCGTGGATAG
- a CDS encoding type II toxin-antitoxin system HicB family antitoxin: MPKYTALVYEDPESPGYWIAEFPALPQAHSFGQTPEEALARAKEALELVLTFLRSEGQPLPADVQVAEVSVDAA, translated from the coding sequence ATGCCCAAGTACACGGCCCTCGTCTACGAGGACCCAGAAAGCCCAGGGTACTGGATCGCCGAGTTCCCCGCCCTACCCCAGGCGCATTCCTTCGGCCAAACTCCCGAAGAGGCTTTGGCCCGTGCCAAGGAAGCCCTGGAACTGGTTCTAACCTTCCTCCGGTCGGAGGGACAACCCCTGCCCGCCGATGTCCAGGTAGCCGAGGTAAGCGTGGATGCCGCCTAG
- a CDS encoding FAD-dependent oxidoreductase, whose protein sequence is MWDVLVVGGGPSGLSAALFLARAGLKTLVLDGGRSQVLQVSQVPNYPGLLDEPSGEELLARLRAHAERYGAEVRRGVVKGVRDLGGVFEVETEEGVVEAERLLLCTHKDPTLPSLLGLNRKGTFIDTDEGGRTSYPRVYAAGVARGKVPGHAIVSAGDGAYVAVHLISDLRGEPYKDHAK, encoded by the coding sequence ATGTGGGACGTGCTTGTGGTGGGCGGTGGACCTTCGGGCCTTTCTGCGGCCCTTTTCCTGGCCCGGGCGGGCCTGAAGACCTTGGTTCTGGATGGCGGGCGCTCCCAGGTCCTCCAGGTGAGCCAGGTGCCCAACTACCCTGGGCTTCTGGACGAGCCCTCGGGAGAAGAGCTCCTCGCCCGCTTGAGGGCCCACGCCGAGCGCTACGGGGCCGAGGTGCGCCGGGGGGTGGTGAAGGGGGTCAGGGACCTGGGCGGGGTGTTTGAGGTGGAGACGGAGGAGGGCGTGGTGGAGGCGGAAAGGCTTCTCCTTTGCACCCACAAAGACCCCACCCTCCCCTCCCTCCTGGGCCTTAACCGCAAGGGCACCTTCATTGACACCGACGAGGGGGGGCGCACCAGCTACCCCCGGGTCTACGCCGCCGGGGTGGCCCGGGGCAAGGTGCCGGGCCACGCCATCGTGAGCGCCGGGGACGGGGCCTACGTGGCGGTGCACCTCATCTCCGACCTGCGGGGCGAGCCCTACAAGGACCACGCCAAGTAG
- a CDS encoding 3-isopropylmalate dehydratase large subunit, whose amino-acid sequence MGLTLAEKILSHKAGRQVRAGELVVVEVDQVMVVDSIAGSFFKRLAYLEATPRYPERVSIVIDHVAPAANLEVAKAQKEIREWGRRHGIRVFDVGRGVCHQVLVEEGLAQPGWIVVGSDSHSTTYGAVAAFGTGMGATDIALAAASGRTWLKVPESVKVVFRGKLAKGVTAKDAALEMVRLLTAEGATYMAVEIHLVDGAESLSRGERMTLANLTVEAGAKAGLVVPSGEILEMYQVPEWLYPDPDAQYAREVEIDLSALTPRVSVPFYVDNVHEVAAVKGKRVDQVFIGTCTNGRIEDLRAAAEVLKGRKVAPWVRLLVVPASSQVLEEAAKDGTLLTLLEAGATIGTPGCGPCMGRHMGVLAPGEVCVSTSNRNFRGRMGAPDAEIYLASPRVAAASAVAGYLTTPEELEVAHA is encoded by the coding sequence ATGGGCTTAACCCTAGCGGAAAAGATCCTCTCCCACAAGGCAGGGCGCCAGGTACGGGCGGGGGAACTGGTGGTGGTGGAGGTGGACCAGGTGATGGTGGTGGACTCCATCGCCGGGAGCTTCTTCAAGCGCCTAGCGTACCTGGAAGCCACCCCCCGCTACCCCGAGCGGGTTTCCATCGTCATAGACCACGTGGCCCCTGCGGCCAACCTGGAGGTGGCCAAGGCCCAGAAGGAGATCCGGGAGTGGGGCAGGCGGCACGGCATCCGGGTCTTTGACGTGGGGCGGGGGGTGTGCCACCAGGTCCTCGTGGAGGAGGGCCTGGCCCAGCCCGGCTGGATCGTGGTGGGCTCGGACTCCCACTCCACCACCTACGGGGCTGTGGCGGCCTTCGGCACGGGCATGGGGGCCACGGACATCGCCCTTGCGGCGGCTTCGGGCCGCACCTGGCTAAAGGTGCCGGAGAGCGTCAAGGTGGTCTTCCGGGGAAAGCTTGCTAAAGGGGTCACGGCCAAGGACGCCGCCCTAGAGATGGTCCGCCTCCTCACCGCGGAAGGGGCCACCTACATGGCGGTGGAGATCCACCTGGTGGACGGGGCAGAAAGCCTTTCCCGTGGGGAGCGCATGACCCTGGCCAACCTCACGGTGGAGGCGGGGGCCAAGGCGGGCCTTGTGGTGCCGAGCGGGGAGATCCTGGAGATGTACCAGGTGCCCGAGTGGCTTTACCCCGACCCCGACGCCCAGTACGCCCGGGAGGTGGAGATTGACCTCTCCGCCCTCACCCCCAGGGTTTCCGTGCCCTTCTACGTGGACAACGTGCACGAGGTGGCGGCGGTGAAGGGGAAGCGGGTGGACCAGGTCTTCATCGGCACCTGCACCAACGGGCGCATAGAGGACCTGAGGGCGGCGGCGGAGGTGCTAAAGGGCAGGAAGGTGGCTCCTTGGGTGCGGCTCCTCGTGGTGCCCGCTTCCAGCCAGGTCCTGGAGGAGGCGGCCAAGGACGGCACCCTTCTCACCCTCCTCGAGGCCGGGGCCACCATCGGCACCCCGGGGTGCGGCCCCTGCATGGGGCGGCACATGGGGGTCCTGGCCCCCGGGGAGGTGTGCGTCTCCACCTCCAACCGCAACTTCCGCGGGCGCATGGGAGCCCCGGACGCCGAGATCTACCTGGCAAGCCCCCGGGTGGCGGCGGCGAGCGCCGTGGCCGGGTACCTCACCACCCCGGAGGAGCTGGAGGTGGCCCATGCCTAG
- a CDS encoding type II toxin-antitoxin system HicA family toxin, which yields MPPRPEEVARKLKRLGFTERMGKGSHRLYTHPDGRMVVVPFHSGELPKGTFKKILQQIGLTEEEFRRL from the coding sequence ATGCCGCCTAGGCCAGAGGAGGTGGCTCGCAAGCTCAAACGCCTGGGCTTTACCGAACGGATGGGTAAAGGGAGCCACCGCCTTTATACGCATCCCGATGGGCGTATGGTGGTGGTACCCTTCCACAGCGGAGAGCTGCCCAAGGGAACCTTTAAGAAAATCCTGCAACAGATAGGCCTCACCGAAGAAGAGTTCCGCCGCCTTTAG
- a CDS encoding [LysW]-aminoadipate kinase yields the protein MIVVKVGGAEGINYEAVAKDAASLWREGVRLILVHGGSSETNKVAEALGHPPRFLTHPGGQVSRLTDRRTLEIFEMVYCGLVNKRLVELLQREGANAIGLSGLDGRLFVGRRKTAVKYVEDGKIKIHRGDYTGTVEEVNRALLDLLLGAGYLPVLTPPALSYENEAINTDGDQIAALLATTYQAEALVYLSNVPGLLARYPDEGSLVREIPVDRVEDPEYLALAQGRMKRKVMGAVEAVRGGVKRVVFADARVENPIRRALAGEGTVVR from the coding sequence ATGATCGTGGTCAAGGTGGGCGGTGCCGAGGGCATCAACTACGAGGCGGTGGCCAAGGATGCGGCCTCCCTCTGGCGGGAGGGCGTGCGGCTCATCCTGGTCCATGGGGGGAGCAGCGAGACCAACAAGGTGGCGGAGGCCTTGGGCCACCCGCCCCGCTTCCTCACCCACCCCGGGGGGCAGGTGAGCCGCCTCACGGACCGCAGGACCCTGGAGATCTTTGAGATGGTCTACTGCGGCCTGGTGAACAAGCGCCTGGTGGAGCTTTTGCAACGGGAAGGGGCGAACGCCATTGGGCTTTCCGGTTTGGACGGGAGGCTTTTTGTGGGCCGCAGGAAGACCGCGGTGAAGTACGTGGAAGACGGCAAAATCAAAATCCACCGCGGGGACTACACGGGCACGGTGGAGGAGGTGAACCGGGCCCTTCTGGACCTCCTTCTGGGGGCGGGCTACCTTCCCGTGCTCACCCCACCCGCCCTAAGCTACGAGAACGAGGCCATCAACACGGACGGGGACCAGATCGCCGCCCTCCTCGCCACCACCTACCAGGCGGAGGCCTTGGTGTACCTCTCCAACGTGCCGGGGCTTCTCGCCCGCTACCCCGACGAGGGGAGCCTGGTGCGGGAAATCCCCGTGGACCGGGTGGAGGACCCCGAGTACCTGGCCCTGGCCCAGGGGCGGATGAAGCGCAAGGTCATGGGGGCGGTGGAGGCGGTGCGGGGCGGGGTGAAGCGGGTGGTCTTCGCCGACGCCCGGGTGGAAAACCCCATCCGGCGCGCCCTGGCCGGGGAAGGCACCGTGGTACGCTAG
- the lysW gene encoding lysine biosynthesis protein LysW — MVATCPECGAEIRLENPELGELLVCEDCGAELEVVGLDPLRLEPAPEEAEDWGE; from the coding sequence ATGGTAGCTACTTGTCCCGAGTGCGGTGCGGAGATTCGCCTGGAGAACCCGGAGCTTGGCGAGCTTTTGGTTTGCGAGGACTGCGGGGCGGAGCTGGAGGTGGTGGGGCTAGACCCCTTGCGCCTGGAGCCCGCCCCCGAGGAGGCGGAGGACTGGGGCGAGTGA
- a CDS encoding paraquat-inducible protein A translates to MEDLEIVCPVCGEASVVLAEDLETLEVGDVLECEACGAFLEVVSLDPLEVEVTEEGLEGFFVDCPRCGYTFEVSEEDQGQEVQCPECGFGFVPDWSEVEEEDEEW, encoded by the coding sequence ATGGAGGACCTAGAGATCGTCTGTCCGGTGTGCGGCGAGGCCAGCGTGGTGTTGGCCGAGGACCTGGAGACCCTCGAGGTGGGGGACGTCCTGGAGTGCGAGGCCTGCGGGGCCTTCTTGGAGGTGGTTTCCCTGGACCCCTTGGAGGTGGAGGTGACGGAGGAGGGCCTGGAAGGCTTCTTCGTGGACTGCCCCCGTTGCGGCTACACCTTTGAGGTGTCCGAGGAGGACCAGGGCCAAGAGGTGCAGTGCCCCGAGTGCGGCTTTGGCTTTGTCCCCGACTGGAGCGAGGTGGAAGAGGAGGACGAGGAATGGTAG
- the lysS gene encoding homocitrate synthase → MREWKIIDSTLREGEQFERANFSTEDKIEIAKALDEFGVEYIEVTTPMASPQSRKDAEVLASLGLKAKVVTHIQTRLDAAKVAVETGVQGIDLLFGTSKYLRAAHGRDIPRIIEEAREVIGYIREHAPHVEVRFSAEDTFRSDEHDLLAVYEAIAPYVDRVGLADTVGVATPRQVYALVREVRRVVGPNVDIEFHGHNDTGCAIANAYEAIEAGATHVDTTILGIGERNGITPLGGFLARMYTLQPEYVRRKYKLEMLPELDRMVARMVGIEIPFNNYITGETAFSHKAGMHLKAIYINPEAYEPYPPEVFGVKRKLIIASKLTGRHAIKARAEELGLHYGEEELHRITQHIKALADRGQLTLEELDRILREWITA, encoded by the coding sequence ATGCGGGAATGGAAGATTATAGACTCTACGCTTCGGGAAGGCGAGCAGTTTGAGCGGGCGAACTTTTCCACGGAGGACAAGATTGAGATCGCCAAGGCCCTGGACGAGTTCGGCGTGGAGTATATAGAGGTCACCACCCCCATGGCCTCCCCTCAGTCCCGCAAGGATGCGGAAGTCTTGGCCTCCTTGGGCCTAAAGGCCAAGGTGGTGACCCACATCCAAACCCGCCTGGATGCGGCCAAGGTGGCGGTGGAAACCGGGGTGCAAGGGATTGACCTCCTCTTCGGCACCAGCAAGTACCTACGGGCGGCCCACGGCCGGGACATCCCCCGCATCATTGAGGAGGCGCGGGAGGTGATCGGCTACATCCGGGAGCACGCCCCCCACGTGGAGGTGCGCTTCTCCGCCGAGGACACCTTCCGCTCGGACGAGCACGACCTCCTGGCGGTGTACGAGGCCATCGCCCCCTATGTGGACCGGGTGGGCTTGGCGGACACCGTGGGTGTGGCCACCCCGAGGCAGGTCTACGCCTTGGTGCGGGAGGTGCGGCGGGTGGTGGGGCCCAACGTGGACATAGAGTTCCACGGCCACAACGACACGGGTTGCGCCATCGCCAACGCCTACGAGGCCATTGAGGCGGGGGCCACCCACGTGGACACCACCATCCTGGGCATTGGGGAAAGGAACGGCATCACCCCCTTAGGCGGGTTCCTCGCCCGCATGTACACCCTGCAGCCCGAGTACGTGCGGCGGAAGTACAAGCTGGAGATGCTCCCCGAGCTAGACCGCATGGTGGCCAGGATGGTGGGGATAGAGATCCCCTTCAACAACTACATCACCGGGGAGACGGCCTTCAGCCACAAGGCAGGGATGCACCTCAAGGCCATCTACATCAACCCCGAGGCCTACGAGCCCTACCCCCCCGAGGTCTTTGGGGTCAAGCGCAAGCTCATCATCGCCTCCAAGCTCACGGGCCGGCACGCCATCAAGGCGCGGGCGGAGGAACTCGGCCTCCACTATGGGGAGGAGGAGCTTCACCGCATCACCCAGCACATCAAGGCCTTGGCGGACCGGGGGCAGCTCACCTTGGAGGAGCTAGACCGCATCCTCAGGGAGTGGATCACGGCATGA
- a CDS encoding YraN family protein, whose amino-acid sequence MGAVKGRWAEEAALAHLRQKGYRLLGQNRRTPFGEVDLFMEKDGVYVVVEVKQRRTDRFGTPLEALTPRKLSRLLQSARYLLGRDDLPVRLEAVLVHGSPEAFRLEHRVLEV is encoded by the coding sequence GTGGGCGCCGTGAAGGGGCGGTGGGCGGAGGAGGCGGCCTTGGCCCACCTCCGGCAAAAGGGCTACCGGCTCCTTGGGCAAAACCGCCGCACCCCCTTCGGGGAGGTGGACCTTTTTATGGAAAAGGATGGGGTTTACGTGGTGGTGGAGGTGAAGCAACGGCGCACGGACCGCTTCGGCACCCCCCTCGAGGCCCTCACCCCTAGGAAGCTTTCCCGCCTCCTCCAAAGCGCCCGCTACCTCCTCGGACGGGACGACCTCCCCGTGCGCCTGGAGGCGGTCTTGGTCCACGGAAGCCCCGAAGCCTTCCGGTTGGAGCACCGGGTGTTGGAGGTCTAG